Genomic DNA from Spirochaeta cellobiosiphila DSM 17781:
ACTAGGTAAAATAAGTTCTCCCAGGCCTGTTCTAGGACCAGAAGACAATATTCTTAAATCCTGGGCTATTTTCATTAAAGATACAGCAAGTCCATTAAGAGCCCCCATGAGAGCCATCTGAGGCTCACGAGCGGATATGCCTTCAAAAAGATTGTCGCTGGAACGAAAAGAGATCTTAGTATAATCATTTAAAGCTTTAATTGCCCCCTCTTTAAAACCATCAGGAGCATTCAGTCCTGTTCCTATAGCAGTACCACCAAAAGGAATCTCTTCCAAAATAGAATAACAATCTTTAAGACGTTTTAAGGATTTGCTTATAAGAGCTTCAAAAGCACTGAACTCCTGCCCTACAGTCATAGGCACGGCGTCCTGGAGATGTGTTCTGCCTATCTTTATTATATCCTTAAAGGCTAAGGTCTTTGATTTGAGACTTGTTTGGAGGGATTCAAGTGCCAGTGATAATTCTCCTAAAGCTAAACGATTGGACACATTGAGTGCAGAAGGAATAATACAGTTGGATGATTGGCTATGGTTCACATGATCATTAGGATGAACAGGACTACGTCCTCCCCTCACATGATTGATTTCTTCATTACAAAGTGAAGCAATAACTTCATTAATGTTCATATTCCAACTAGTTCCTGAACCAGTCTGAAAGACATCGATAGGAAATTGATCAATGTACTTTCCTTGGGCAATTTGGAGAGCTTTCTGCTCAATAAGAGAAGCTATATTCTGAGGCAGAGTTCCTAGTGAACGATTAGCACTAGCAGCAGAAGCTTTTAAAAAACCAAGAGCTTGTAGAAATACATCAGGAATCCTATATCCACTTATGGGAAAATTGTTAACAGCTCTCACTGTTTGGGCCCCAAAATGAGCTTCTATAGGAACATGGACATCACCCATACTATCTTTTTCAATTCTATAATCTTCTGCCATAATAAAACTCCTGCACTTATCATTTTATTAAAGCTAAGGTAAACTGGCTCTCTATTTTAATCAAGATTATACTTGTAAGAACTTAAGCTATGATACTTAATGTTAATATTGACTTAAAGACACAAGAGAAACTAAGGTATGACCAATGAATAACCTTATTATAATGGGAATGAAACACACAGGGAAATCAACACAAGGACGTCGACTAGCATTGTTCTATAACATGTCGTTTATAGACCTTGATGAGGTGATTTTTAACCAATACCCCACCACAAATACAACCATTAGAGAGATATACAGAACTGAGGGAAAAGAAGGTTTCCTGCGTTTAGAACAAGAAGCGGCAAAATCCTGTGCCAAAGAACTTTCAGAAAAAGGCAACAGGATTCTGTCTTTAGGTGGAGGGACAATAGATAACCCTATTGCTATGGATTCACTAAAAAATAAAGCCCTATCCATTCATCTTCTTGATTCTGCAGAGGTTCTCTACGAACGAATATCCTTACACGGAATCCCTCCTTTCTTAGACAGTGAAGATCCGTATCATTCTTTTCTGGATATTTATACGAGAAGAACGAAGCTCTACACAGATTGGGCAAATATCACAGTTGACATAAAAAATAAAAATCAAGATCAAGCTTTTGATTGTATAAACAACAGGGTACAGGAGTATAAAAATGCCAGGTAGCACATTTGGACATAATTTTCGTATTAGCACTTTTGGGGAATCACATGGAGGTGCAGTAGGGGTGATAGTTGATGGCGCTACACCTGGACTGGAGATATCAGAAGAGGATATCCAGAAACAACTAGATCGAAGAAAGCCAGGACAATCTTCCGTTACCACACCCAGACAGGAACCAGATATTGTTCATATCTTAAGTGGTGTATTTGAAGGTAAAACGACAGGAACACCTATTTTATTAATCCTTTATAATAAAGATGCCATGCCCTCAGCCTATGATGATATAAAGGAAAAGTTCCGTCCCGGTCATGCGGATTTTACCTATCTCAATAAATACGGAATCCGTGATTATAGAGGATCAGGTAGAGCCTCAGGAAGGGAAACAGCGGGAAGAGTTGCCGCAGGTGCTATAGCACAAAAATTACTGCAACAAAAAGGTGTTTCAATAACAGCATACACAAAAAGAGCAGCGGGAATATCCTGTGAAACCATAGACTATTCAGTTATTGAACAAAATCCTATGAGAGCGGCCGATATGAAGGCAGCTGCCAAAATGATCCCCATCATTGAACAGTTGGCACAAGAAGGTGATAGTGTGGGAGGCATTGTTGAATGCCGCATAACTGGAGTGAAACCCGGTCTAGGCGAACCTGTATTTGATAAAATGGATGCGGACCTGGGTAAAGCCATGCTAAGCCTTGGTGCTGTAAAAGGATTTGAAATTGGTTCTGGTTTTGACTGTGTAGATATGAAAGGTTCCGAACACAACGATGGAATGGATAGCAAAGGTTTTATAACCAACAATGCAGGTGGAACGTTAGGAGGAATCA
This window encodes:
- a CDS encoding shikimate kinase encodes the protein MNNLIIMGMKHTGKSTQGRRLALFYNMSFIDLDEVIFNQYPTTNTTIREIYRTEGKEGFLRLEQEAAKSCAKELSEKGNRILSLGGGTIDNPIAMDSLKNKALSIHLLDSAEVLYERISLHGIPPFLDSEDPYHSFLDIYTRRTKLYTDWANITVDIKNKNQDQAFDCINNRVQEYKNAR
- a CDS encoding class II fumarate hydratase; translated protein: MAEDYRIEKDSMGDVHVPIEAHFGAQTVRAVNNFPISGYRIPDVFLQALGFLKASAASANRSLGTLPQNIASLIEQKALQIAQGKYIDQFPIDVFQTGSGTSWNMNINEVIASLCNEEINHVRGGRSPVHPNDHVNHSQSSNCIIPSALNVSNRLALGELSLALESLQTSLKSKTLAFKDIIKIGRTHLQDAVPMTVGQEFSAFEALISKSLKRLKDCYSILEEIPFGGTAIGTGLNAPDGFKEGAIKALNDYTKISFRSSDNLFEGISAREPQMALMGALNGLAVSLMKIAQDLRILSSGPRTGLGELILPSLQPGSSIMPGKVNPVIPEMVIQVAAHIMGKYQAVTIACQNSPLQLNIMMPLLAFETLEAIRILTNAVTVFSESCIKGIEVDSIQCQQQVEWSLALVTPLATKIGYDEASRLAYRAYKEKRTIQDIVLDEGLITEEEASIIFDPKGMV
- the aroC gene encoding chorismate synthase gives rise to the protein MPGSTFGHNFRISTFGESHGGAVGVIVDGATPGLEISEEDIQKQLDRRKPGQSSVTTPRQEPDIVHILSGVFEGKTTGTPILLILYNKDAMPSAYDDIKEKFRPGHADFTYLNKYGIRDYRGSGRASGRETAGRVAAGAIAQKLLQQKGVSITAYTKRAAGISCETIDYSVIEQNPMRAADMKAAAKMIPIIEQLAQEGDSVGGIVECRITGVKPGLGEPVFDKMDADLGKAMLSLGAVKGFEIGSGFDCVDMKGSEHNDGMDSKGFITNNAGGTLGGITTGEEIVFRIAVKPTSSISKEQDTVNKSGDEVKIQTEGRHDPCICPRIVPVVEAMAALVLIDHYKRQEALHS